Proteins encoded together in one bacterium window:
- a CDS encoding DegT/DnrJ/EryC1/StrS family aminotransferase, producing MAGCGSESARFEKKLAELSHCEHAVAMNSCTSALFAALLALEIGPGDEVLVADFSFPASGMAVRHAGAQPRFVDVRLDTYNLDLDKLEALRTANTRAVMVVHTFGQMAPMRELQTWCRARGLALIEDAACAIGANHGGVAPGECADLACYSFHGRKIITTGEGGAVVTNNAALYRRLREISSLGVDASDKYKAGGPLRYRFHHLGYNFRMSDINCAIGLQQLRHLPALLERRQEFAALYRERLAGIAELTPPYADPDAFHTYQAFVCRVKEERLRDHLMAELKKQNIHTTIGTYAQHSEPVFASQEICPNSRQLYETTLALPFHSFLGKAQVEYVAEQVKRAVAERD from the coding sequence GTGGCAGGCTGCGGCAGCGAATCCGCGCGTTTCGAGAAGAAGCTGGCGGAACTGTCACACTGCGAGCATGCGGTGGCGATGAACAGTTGCACCTCGGCTCTGTTCGCGGCGCTGCTCGCGCTGGAGATCGGCCCCGGCGACGAAGTGCTGGTGGCGGATTTTTCCTTTCCCGCCTCCGGCATGGCAGTCAGGCACGCCGGCGCCCAGCCGCGCTTCGTCGATGTTCGCCTCGACACTTACAACCTCGATTTGGACAAGCTCGAAGCGCTGCGCACGGCCAACACCAGGGCGGTGATGGTGGTGCACACCTTCGGCCAGATGGCACCGATGCGCGAGTTGCAGACTTGGTGCCGGGCGCGCGGCTTGGCGCTCATCGAAGACGCGGCCTGCGCCATCGGCGCGAACCACGGCGGCGTGGCGCCCGGCGAATGCGCCGACCTGGCCTGCTATTCTTTTCACGGCCGCAAGATCATCACCACCGGCGAAGGCGGCGCCGTGGTCACCAACAACGCCGCGCTGTACCGCCGGCTGCGGGAAATTTCCTCGCTCGGCGTCGACGCTTCGGACAAATACAAAGCCGGCGGACCGCTGCGCTATCGGTTTCATCACCTCGGCTACAACTTCAGAATGAGTGACATCAATTGCGCCATCGGGTTGCAGCAACTGCGCCATTTGCCCGCGCTGCTCGAACGCCGCCAGGAGTTTGCCGCGCTCTACCGTGAACGGCTGGCCGGCATTGCGGAATTGACGCCGCCGTATGCCGATCCCGATGCCTTTCACACTTACCAAGCTTTTGTCTGCCGGGTGAAAGAAGAAAGGCTGCGTGATCATTTGATGGCGGAGCTGAAGAAGCAAAATATTCACACCACCATCGGCACCTACGCGCAGCATAGCGAGCCGGTGTTCGCTTCGCAAGAAATTTGCCCCAACTCCCGGCAGCTTTATGAGACGACGCTGGCCCTGCCGTTTCATTCGTTTTTGGGAAAGGCGCAGGTGGAGTATGTGGCGGAGCAGGTGAAGCGCGCCGTTGCCGAGCGGGATTAG
- a CDS encoding GDP-mannose 4,6-dehydratase, translating into MQTSCSIKSKAILVTGGAGFIGSHLVDALLAGGAAAVVAVDNLFLGSLENLTQARQSSRFHFYREDAAELSALDHLITKHRVEVVFNLATKALLYSFTNPEGAYLVNVEIMATLLYLQRKGAFQTLIHCSSSEAYGSAQTFPMDESHPYAPATPYAAGKAAADLMALSYAHTFGADLAIIRPFNNYGPRQNCDRGLEAVIPLTAARLLRGEQPVIYGDGLQTRDFIFVADTVAGLIAAYEIPAARGQVMNLASGREISIAEVMRGICEYFGYDGPIEYRPARPADVRRHRGDIRRAQELLGFAPAVSFEEGLRHTLDWYTHVQPQERALATHAE; encoded by the coding sequence ATGCAAACATCCTGTTCCATCAAGAGCAAAGCCATTCTCGTAACCGGTGGCGCCGGTTTCATCGGCAGTCACTTGGTCGATGCCCTGCTGGCCGGCGGCGCCGCTGCCGTGGTCGCGGTTGACAATCTTTTCCTCGGCAGCCTGGAGAATTTGACGCAGGCGCGGCAGTCCTCGCGGTTTCATTTCTACCGGGAAGATGCCGCGGAACTCTCCGCGCTCGATCATCTCATCACCAAACATCGCGTCGAGGTGGTTTTCAATCTCGCCACCAAGGCGCTGCTGTACAGTTTCACCAATCCGGAAGGCGCCTATCTGGTGAATGTCGAGATCATGGCGACGCTGCTCTATCTGCAGCGCAAGGGCGCCTTTCAGACGTTGATTCATTGTTCGTCCTCGGAAGCGTACGGCAGCGCGCAAACGTTTCCGATGGATGAGAGCCACCCGTACGCGCCGGCCACGCCCTATGCCGCCGGCAAGGCCGCGGCGGATTTGATGGCGCTCAGCTACGCGCACACGTTCGGCGCCGATCTCGCCATCATCCGGCCCTTCAACAATTACGGTCCGCGGCAGAATTGCGATCGCGGCCTGGAAGCGGTGATTCCACTGACTGCGGCACGCCTGCTGCGCGGCGAGCAACCGGTGATCTACGGCGACGGTTTGCAGACGCGCGACTTCATTTTCGTGGCCGACACCGTGGCCGGCTTGATTGCCGCCTATGAGATTCCGGCGGCGCGCGGCCAGGTTATGAACCTGGCCTCGGGACGCGAGATCAGCATTGCCGAGGTGATGCGTGGCATTTGTGAGTATTTTGGCTATGACGGACCCATCGAATACCGGCCCGCGCGGCCGGCAGACGTGCGCCGCCATCGCGGTGACATTCGTCGCGCGCAGGAATTGCTGGGCTTCGCGCCCGCCGTCAGTTTCGAGGAAGGGTTGCGCCACACGCTGGATTGGTACACCCACGTGCAGCCGCAAGAACGTGCGTTGGCAACGCATGCCGAGTGA
- a CDS encoding DUF2442 domain-containing protein, whose product MSTTTVETGIGVEPTAIRAWAEGRIIYIELTDGRIIGFPANRFRILKNATDEQLQEVTLRLNGFALRWETLDEDITVPGVVAGNFQLPFDETEETPGQLQESIAQ is encoded by the coding sequence ATGAGCACCACCACCGTTGAAACAGGAATTGGTGTTGAGCCAACCGCCATAAGAGCGTGGGCAGAAGGGCGAATCATCTATATCGAACTTACAGATGGACGCATTATCGGTTTTCCAGCGAATCGTTTTCGGATCTTAAAGAACGCAACAGATGAGCAATTGCAAGAAGTGACTCTCCGATTGAATGGATTTGCGTTACGATGGGAAACCTTGGATGAAGATATCACAGTTCCCGGTGTTGTTGCTGGAAACTTTCAACTGCCATTTGATGAAACGGAAGAAACTCCTGGGCAATTGCAGGAAAGCATCGCGCAGTAG
- a CDS encoding DUF4160 domain-containing protein: MPTVFIIGSFRFHFYSDERNEPPHIHVATPDGECKFWLAPVRLARNKGVAPHIIRRMEKLVFQHRELLMGKYYEHHHR; encoded by the coding sequence ATACCAACAGTTTTCATTATCGGCTCATTTCGATTTCATTTTTATTCTGACGAACGCAATGAGCCACCTCACATTCATGTGGCGACACCCGATGGTGAATGCAAATTTTGGCTAGCGCCTGTCCGACTTGCTCGGAATAAGGGTGTTGCGCCCCATATCATCCGGAGAATGGAAAAACTCGTTTTTCAGCATCGTGAACTTTTGATGGGAAAGTATTATGAGCACCACCACCGTTGA